In the genome of Vibrio sp. NTOU-M3, one region contains:
- the tusA gene encoding sulfurtransferase TusA: MSFNPELATHTLEAEGLRCPEPVMMVRKTIRTMNDGDVLLVKADDPSTTRDIPSFCRFMDHQLIAAQIDTLPYQYLIKKGME, from the coding sequence ATGAGCTTTAATCCTGAATTAGCCACCCATACTCTTGAAGCAGAAGGGCTACGCTGCCCAGAACCAGTGATGATGGTCAGGAAGACGATTCGTACAATGAACGATGGTGATGTGTTATTGGTTAAGGCAGATGATCCATCAACTACCCGAGATATTCCGAGTTTCTGCCGTTTTATGGATCATCAGTTGATTGCAGCGCAAATCGATACGCTGCCATATCAGTACTTGATCAAAAAAGGGATGGAATAA
- the glyS gene encoding glycine--tRNA ligase subunit beta, giving the protein MAKEFLIELGTEELPPTQLRTLAEAFAANFEAELKGAELAHEGVKWFAAPRRLALKVAALADSQSDKVVEKRGPAVSAAFDAEGNPTKAAQGWARGCGITVDQAERMVTDKGEWLLFKQEVKGQPTSEIVVELAAKALANLPIAKPMRWGNKTTQFIRPVKTLTMLMGSDLIEGEILGVASDRTIRGHRFMGEQEFTIDSAEQYPAILEERGKVMADYEARKAIILADAQKAAAAVGGIADLEDDLVEEVTSLVEWPVVLTAKFEEEFLKVPSEALVYTMKGDQKYFPVYDENKKLLPNFIFVSNIESKEPRYVIEGNEKVVRPRLADAEFFFNTDRKRPLIDRLPELEQAIFQKQLGTIKDKTDRITELAGYIAEQIGADVEKSKRAGLLAKCDLMTSMVFEFTDTQGVMGMHYARHDGEAEEVAVALNEQYMPRFAGDELPSNGVSTAVAMADKLDTIVGIFGIGQAPKGSDPFALRRASLGVLRIIVEYGYNLDLVDLVAKAKSLFSDRLTNDNVEQDVIEFMLGRFRAWYQDEGFSVDIIQAVLARRPTKPADFDQRVKAVSHFRELEAAESLAAANKRVGNILAKFDGELASDIDLALLQEDAEKALAESVEVMTEALEPAFATGNYQEALSKLADLREPVDAFFDNVMVMADDEALKKNRLTLLNNLRNLFLQIADISLLQK; this is encoded by the coding sequence ATGGCAAAAGAATTTCTAATCGAGCTAGGTACAGAAGAGCTACCACCAACGCAACTTCGCACTCTAGCTGAAGCATTCGCAGCAAACTTCGAAGCAGAACTAAAAGGCGCTGAGCTTGCTCACGAAGGCGTGAAATGGTTCGCGGCACCTCGTCGTCTTGCACTTAAAGTTGCAGCACTAGCAGACAGCCAGTCTGACAAAGTTGTTGAGAAGCGTGGTCCTGCGGTTTCTGCAGCATTTGATGCGGAAGGCAACCCAACAAAAGCAGCTCAAGGCTGGGCACGCGGTTGTGGCATCACAGTTGACCAAGCAGAGCGCATGGTTACAGACAAAGGTGAATGGCTACTGTTCAAACAAGAAGTGAAAGGTCAGCCAACGTCTGAGATCGTCGTTGAACTTGCAGCGAAAGCACTAGCAAACCTGCCTATCGCAAAACCAATGCGTTGGGGTAACAAAACGACTCAATTTATCCGTCCAGTTAAGACGCTAACCATGCTAATGGGCAGCGACCTAATCGAAGGCGAGATCCTTGGTGTCGCTTCTGACCGCACGATCCGTGGTCACCGCTTCATGGGTGAGCAAGAGTTCACTATCGATTCTGCTGAGCAATACCCTGCGATCCTAGAAGAGCGCGGTAAAGTAATGGCAGATTACGAAGCGCGTAAAGCAATCATCCTAGCTGACGCACAAAAAGCGGCAGCAGCGGTTGGCGGTATCGCTGACCTAGAAGATGACCTAGTAGAAGAAGTAACGTCTCTGGTTGAATGGCCAGTGGTACTAACAGCGAAGTTTGAAGAAGAGTTCCTAAAAGTGCCTTCTGAAGCGTTGGTTTACACCATGAAAGGTGACCAAAAATACTTCCCTGTTTACGATGAAAACAAGAAGCTACTACCTAACTTCATCTTCGTATCGAACATCGAATCAAAAGAGCCTCGTTACGTAATCGAAGGTAACGAGAAAGTAGTTCGCCCTCGTCTTGCTGACGCAGAGTTCTTCTTCAACACAGACCGTAAGCGTCCGCTTATCGACCGTCTGCCAGAACTAGAACAAGCGATCTTCCAAAAGCAACTGGGTACGATCAAAGACAAAACAGACCGCATCACAGAACTTGCTGGCTACATTGCTGAGCAAATCGGTGCTGACGTTGAGAAATCAAAGCGTGCTGGTCTACTAGCAAAATGTGACCTAATGACCTCAATGGTATTCGAATTCACGGATACTCAAGGTGTTATGGGTATGCACTATGCTCGTCACGACGGTGAAGCAGAAGAAGTTGCAGTAGCACTGAACGAGCAATACATGCCTCGTTTCGCAGGTGATGAACTGCCATCAAACGGGGTTTCAACTGCAGTTGCAATGGCAGACAAGCTAGACACTATCGTCGGTATCTTCGGTATTGGTCAAGCGCCTAAAGGCAGCGACCCATTCGCACTACGCCGCGCATCTCTAGGTGTACTACGTATCATCGTTGAATACGGCTACAACCTAGATCTTGTTGACCTCGTAGCGAAAGCGAAGTCACTGTTTAGCGACCGCCTAACCAACGACAACGTTGAACAAGACGTTATCGAGTTCATGCTTGGTCGTTTCCGTGCTTGGTACCAAGACGAAGGCTTCAGCGTAGACATCATTCAAGCAGTTCTAGCGCGTCGCCCAACGAAACCAGCAGACTTCGACCAACGAGTTAAAGCGGTTTCTCACTTCCGTGAACTGGAAGCGGCAGAGTCTCTAGCAGCAGCGAACAAGCGTGTAGGTAACATCCTAGCGAAATTCGACGGCGAACTAGCATCAGATATCGACCTAGCACTTCTACAAGAAGACGCAGAGAAAGCACTAGCAGAAAGCGTTGAAGTAATGACAGAAGCGCTAGAGCCAGCGTTTGCTACCGGTAACTACCAAGAAGCCCTAAGCAAGCTAGCTGACCTACGTGAACCAGTTGATGCGTTCTTTGATAACGTAATGGTAATGGCAGACGACGAAGCACTTAAGAAGAACCGTCTGACACTACTAAACAACCTGCGTAACCTGTTCCTACAGATCGCTGATATTTCTTTGCTTCAGAAATAA
- a CDS encoding LysR family transcriptional regulator produces the protein MELEDIYRRDLNLLVALRVLIEESSVSKAANRLNLSQSAMSRVLGRLRELLGDPLFTRQGQHLIPTEKALEIDRSLGEPLESLRQLLSPVEFEPKSCEQTFTIATTDYAMQTILPFALPRIYQEAPHVSFNFLPLQHDRLSDQLTYEGADLAICRPTGPVEPLRSEVLGRVGVLCLLSKQHPLAEKEMSLDDYLSHPHAMIAISDGVKALIEQALMDQPKRKMVLRAYHLEAALAIVDTLPIIITVPADLAYLVAERYDLVVKPLPFQFTPFEYSMIWHARCEHSPAQEWLRAVVREECSRLIAKRIEDMGLD, from the coding sequence GTGGAATTAGAAGACATTTATCGCCGAGATCTCAATCTTCTTGTTGCTTTACGAGTATTGATTGAAGAAAGCAGTGTCAGTAAGGCAGCAAACCGCCTTAACCTCAGTCAATCCGCTATGAGCCGAGTATTAGGAAGACTAAGAGAATTATTAGGTGACCCGCTCTTCACTCGTCAAGGGCAACACTTAATTCCGACGGAAAAAGCACTTGAGATTGATCGTTCACTTGGTGAGCCTCTTGAATCTTTACGCCAGCTGCTTTCACCCGTTGAGTTTGAACCTAAGAGCTGTGAGCAGACTTTTACCATTGCAACGACCGACTATGCGATGCAGACAATTCTGCCTTTCGCTTTGCCACGTATTTATCAAGAAGCACCTCATGTGTCATTTAACTTTTTACCACTGCAACATGATCGTCTATCCGATCAATTGACTTATGAAGGGGCTGATTTAGCAATTTGTCGCCCGACAGGGCCGGTTGAGCCGCTGCGTAGTGAAGTGCTGGGTCGTGTAGGAGTATTGTGCTTGCTCTCCAAACAACATCCATTAGCCGAAAAAGAGATGAGCTTGGATGATTACCTCAGTCATCCACATGCAATGATTGCCATCAGTGATGGGGTTAAGGCGTTGATTGAACAAGCGTTAATGGATCAGCCCAAACGTAAAATGGTATTACGTGCTTACCACTTAGAAGCGGCGCTGGCGATCGTCGATACCTTGCCAATCATTATTACCGTGCCTGCCGATTTAGCGTATTTGGTTGCCGAGCGCTATGACTTAGTAGTGAAGCCGCTACCCTTTCAGTTCACGCCGTTTGAGTATTCAATGATTTGGCATGCACGCTGTGAACATTCTCCTGCTCAAGAATGGCTGCGTGCAGTAGTGCGCGAAGAATGTAGCCGCCTGATTGCCAAGCGAATAGAAGACATGGGGTTGGACTAG
- a CDS encoding TMEM165/GDT1 family protein, with protein sequence MSVLAISITTVALAEIGDKTQLLSLLLASRYRKPIPIIIAIFLATVLNHALAAWLGVVVADYLSPEVLKWVVVVSFLAMAGWVLIPDKLDDDETISNRGPFIASFIAFFIAEIGDKTQIATSILGAQYSEALLWVTLGTTVGMLVANVPVVLIGKLSADKLPLAMIRKITAILFLLLASGAALF encoded by the coding sequence GTGAGCGTTTTAGCTATTTCAATCACAACGGTAGCATTAGCAGAAATTGGCGATAAGACCCAATTGCTTTCGCTGTTGTTGGCAAGTCGTTATCGAAAACCAATACCTATTATCATTGCTATATTTTTGGCCACAGTGCTAAATCATGCTTTAGCCGCATGGCTTGGCGTAGTGGTTGCGGATTATTTATCTCCAGAAGTGCTTAAGTGGGTTGTAGTGGTGAGTTTTCTAGCTATGGCGGGTTGGGTGCTTATCCCAGATAAGTTAGATGACGATGAAACCATCTCAAATCGAGGTCCTTTCATCGCCAGTTTTATTGCATTCTTCATTGCGGAAATAGGTGATAAAACCCAAATAGCGACCTCTATTTTAGGTGCTCAGTACTCAGAAGCATTGTTATGGGTCACTCTTGGAACGACGGTTGGTATGCTGGTAGCCAATGTCCCTGTGGTATTGATCGGGAAATTATCAGCAGACAAATTACCGCTAGCGATGATCAGAAAAATCACTGCAATATTGTTCCTTTTATTGGCATCTGGCGCGGCTCTTTTTTGA
- the glyQ gene encoding glycine--tRNA ligase subunit alpha: MQKYDIKTFQGMILALQDYWAQNGCTIVQPLDMEVGAGTSHPMTCLRALGPEPMSTAYVQPSRRPTDGRYGENPNRLQHYYQFQVALKPSPDNIQELYLGSLEVLGIDPLVHDIRFVEDNWENPTLGAWGLGWEVWLNGMEVTQFTYFQQVGGLECKPVTGEITYGIERLAMYIQEVDSVYDLVWNIAPDGSIVTYGDIFHQNEVEQSTYNFEHADVDFLFGFFEQCEKECKELLELEKPLPLPAYERILKAGHAFNLLDARKAISVTERQRYILRIRNLTKAVAEAYYASREALGFPMCKKEQA, encoded by the coding sequence ATGCAAAAATACGATATCAAAACCTTCCAGGGAATGATCCTCGCGCTGCAGGATTATTGGGCTCAAAATGGTTGTACCATTGTTCAACCGCTAGATATGGAAGTGGGTGCGGGTACCTCTCATCCAATGACTTGCCTACGAGCGCTTGGCCCAGAGCCAATGTCTACAGCTTACGTACAACCTTCACGTCGTCCTACCGATGGTCGTTACGGTGAAAACCCGAACCGTCTCCAGCACTACTACCAATTCCAAGTAGCGCTAAAACCATCGCCAGACAATATCCAAGAGTTGTACTTAGGTTCTCTAGAAGTACTTGGTATTGACCCACTTGTACACGACATCCGTTTCGTAGAAGACAACTGGGAAAACCCAACACTAGGCGCATGGGGTCTAGGCTGGGAAGTTTGGCTAAACGGCATGGAAGTAACTCAGTTTACTTACTTCCAACAAGTTGGCGGTCTTGAGTGTAAGCCAGTCACTGGTGAGATCACTTACGGTATCGAACGTCTAGCAATGTACATCCAAGAAGTAGACTCGGTTTACGACCTAGTTTGGAACATCGCACCAGACGGCAGCATCGTTACTTACGGTGACATCTTCCACCAAAACGAAGTAGAGCAATCAACTTACAACTTCGAGCACGCAGACGTTGATTTCCTATTTGGTTTCTTCGAACAGTGCGAGAAAGAGTGTAAAGAGCTGCTTGAGCTTGAAAAGCCACTGCCACTACCTGCTTATGAGCGCATTCTAAAAGCTGGTCACGCATTCAACCTACTAGACGCACGTAAAGCGATCTCAGTAACTGAACGCCAACGTTACATCCTACGCATCCGCAACCTGACTAAAGCAGTTGCAGAAGCATACTACGCATCGCGTGAAGCTCTTGGCTTCCCAATGTGTAAGAAAGAACAAGCGTAA